From the Methylobacterium currus genome, one window contains:
- a CDS encoding helix-turn-helix domain-containing protein codes for MYDPASLACQNALGGVVLETSRAVGWRSLLVERRRWTAGEIELSGTPSPDLRLAVALGPTHYAEVFSAGKWRGSKVRRGTIGVTAPGDTDRLRWSAQTALEATSLYISQAILAAASDQLRISGAHGANIASAKPIFADAAVTGVVSSLISGMRRGAPEIYAESCVCWLAMHLMLMHGRIDPLTHFAGQEGITDKRLLRAVDLIRMRYAENLTLDELASVACVSKFHFSRLFRKRTGLSPHAFIMEERMKTARALLLETDLQVAEVARRVGYARASAFSVAFRSIVGTTPSDFRVEALQSDVT; via the coding sequence ATGTATGATCCAGCTAGCCTGGCGTGTCAGAATGCACTCGGTGGTGTCGTCTTGGAAACGAGCCGGGCCGTAGGATGGCGCTCTCTGCTGGTCGAACGCCGGCGATGGACTGCGGGTGAGATCGAGCTAAGTGGGACGCCGTCGCCAGATCTCCGTCTCGCAGTAGCGTTAGGCCCGACGCATTACGCCGAAGTGTTCTCAGCCGGGAAGTGGCGCGGTTCAAAAGTCCGCCGTGGCACAATCGGCGTTACGGCGCCCGGTGACACGGATCGGCTCCGGTGGAGCGCCCAAACAGCACTGGAAGCCACCAGCCTCTATATATCTCAAGCAATTCTTGCAGCGGCATCTGACCAGCTGCGAATATCGGGCGCTCATGGCGCGAACATCGCAAGCGCGAAGCCTATTTTTGCGGATGCGGCGGTGACGGGCGTGGTAAGCAGCCTAATTTCCGGCATGCGACGCGGTGCTCCGGAAATTTATGCAGAGTCGTGCGTATGCTGGCTAGCGATGCATCTAATGTTGATGCACGGCAGGATTGATCCTCTGACCCATTTCGCAGGGCAGGAAGGCATCACCGACAAGCGCCTATTGCGCGCCGTGGACCTAATTCGAATGCGGTATGCCGAGAATCTCACCCTAGACGAGCTTGCGTCGGTAGCTTGTGTGAGCAAGTTCCACTTTTCTCGACTGTTTAGGAAGCGGACTGGGCTGTCTCCCCACGCGTTTATCATGGAGGAACGAATGAAGACCGCTCGTGCCCTCCTGCTTGAGACTGATCTGCAGGTAGCCGAGGTCGCTCGGAGAGTTGGATACGCGCGTGCCTCAGCGTTCAGCGTTGCCTTCCGAAGCATAGTTGGCACTACGCCGTCTGATTTTCGCGTCGAGGCGCTACAATCAGACGTGACTTAG
- a CDS encoding glutathione S-transferase family protein has translation MIFYDAKQPGPNPTTVRLFVLERGGLSFDVETIDLAALENRRRPYLENVNARGELPALRLDDGRVITEITAICGYFDEIAQGGRHLCGNSPVERAEVHMWTRRMYLEIISHFVAWFRGSDIAVEAYRGNRILQLEAMHSNRLIAERGLNMLDDEMAEKAFIAGENLSMADIILYGFMAAAGPETPWLNVPQRPSVGGWYDRMSARPAAKQMLKPFGSRVELAAQ, from the coding sequence TTGATTTTTTATGACGCCAAGCAACCTGGACCGAACCCGACCACTGTCCGCCTTTTTGTACTTGAGCGTGGAGGGCTTTCTTTCGATGTGGAGACTATTGACCTTGCCGCACTAGAGAACCGCCGTCGTCCGTATCTCGAGAACGTAAACGCTCGCGGAGAATTACCAGCCCTCCGGTTGGATGATGGTCGTGTGATTACCGAGATAACGGCGATCTGCGGCTACTTCGATGAAATCGCTCAAGGTGGCCGGCACCTGTGCGGCAACTCGCCCGTTGAGCGCGCTGAGGTGCACATGTGGACTCGGCGAATGTACTTGGAGATAATTTCCCATTTCGTTGCATGGTTCCGAGGGTCGGACATCGCGGTCGAAGCCTATCGGGGCAACCGAATCCTTCAGCTTGAAGCCATGCACTCAAACCGGCTGATCGCCGAACGCGGGCTCAACATGCTCGACGATGAGATGGCGGAAAAGGCCTTCATTGCGGGCGAGAATTTGAGCATGGCGGATATCATTCTATACGGCTTTATGGCTGCGGCCGGGCCAGAGACGCCATGGCTAAACGTGCCGCAACGGCCCTCGGTGGGCGGTTGGTACGACCGTATGTCTGCGCGGCCTGCCGCCAAACAAATGCTGAAACCCTTTGGATCTCGCGTAGAGCTAGCGGCGCAATAA
- the rnk gene encoding nucleoside diphosphate kinase regulator has protein sequence MTLVKAAARPPIHMIDTEADALSDLGMRAHARQSDVSRLLMAEIERARIHTAEDIPPDVVTMRSTVEFVDQATGTRRTVELVYPAEADIAANRISVLTPVGAGLIGLREGDSILWPDRDGHERTLSVVKVIQPVRGAKAKGR, from the coding sequence ATGACCCTTGTTAAAGCTGCCGCGCGCCCTCCCATTCATATGATCGACACCGAAGCCGATGCGCTGTCCGATCTCGGAATGCGTGCCCACGCCCGCCAGTCAGATGTTAGCCGCCTGTTGATGGCCGAGATCGAACGCGCCAGGATTCACACCGCCGAGGACATTCCTCCTGACGTCGTTACCATGCGTTCGACGGTCGAGTTTGTCGATCAGGCAACCGGCACCCGTCGTACCGTCGAACTTGTCTACCCTGCCGAGGCCGATATTGCTGCGAACCGGATCTCCGTACTCACTCCTGTCGGCGCCGGGCTCATCGGCTTGCGCGAAGGTGACTCAATACTCTGGCCAGATCGCGATGGACACGAGCGCACGCTGAGCGTGGTCAAGGTGATACAACCGGTGCGAGGCGCGAAAGCAAAAGGTCGGTGA
- a CDS encoding LysR family substrate-binding domain-containing protein — protein MSGASVFIIFLAVLLIAARLLLRPERRPPVPASEKAEGIPRSDRPVGTRPTTFEPSKNRRFLKLSAPSGGPQKRLSHSLRDACSHFTGGSTSASLRIGLDASLSYGPLRNVLARLQKTEAAIDVRFVEGDGDDIADQVARGTIDVAFIQERVDKASIVSEHCWNETIVVALPEGHRLAGHHALRREALRCETFLMAIDETRVIRTANEIATILEGRPRLIIPTQVHRDTLMHLVGLGFGIALTRSCALGVYYPGVIYRPISAPEPHAAVYAIWRPETLSPEASVLLAYAQAEGRQGAVE, from the coding sequence ATGTCTGGCGCGTCCGTCTTCATCATCTTCTTGGCAGTGCTCTTGATTGCAGCACGCCTGTTGCTTCGCCCGGAGCGCCGACCGCCGGTCCCCGCGAGCGAAAAAGCCGAAGGCATTCCACGTAGCGATAGACCAGTTGGAACACGCCCTACAACGTTTGAGCCAAGCAAAAATCGCCGCTTTCTCAAGTTGTCCGCCCCTTCCGGTGGGCCTCAAAAGAGGCTCTCACATAGCCTGCGCGACGCTTGCAGTCATTTCACCGGCGGCAGCACATCGGCATCGCTTCGGATCGGACTGGACGCCTCCCTGAGCTATGGCCCACTTCGAAACGTGCTCGCTCGGCTCCAAAAAACAGAAGCAGCAATAGATGTACGTTTTGTCGAGGGTGACGGCGACGATATCGCCGATCAAGTTGCGCGCGGAACAATTGACGTCGCTTTCATACAAGAGCGGGTGGATAAAGCGTCCATCGTGTCCGAGCACTGCTGGAACGAGACGATCGTAGTAGCCTTGCCGGAGGGTCATCGGCTCGCCGGTCACCACGCCCTTCGTCGCGAAGCACTCAGATGCGAAACGTTTCTGATGGCGATCGATGAAACGCGCGTCATCCGCACGGCGAACGAAATAGCGACAATACTCGAAGGCCGGCCACGGTTGATCATTCCAACCCAGGTCCATCGCGACACTCTCATGCATCTCGTAGGATTGGGGTTCGGGATCGCGCTGACACGCTCTTGCGCACTAGGCGTTTATTACCCCGGCGTCATCTACCGACCGATCAGCGCTCCGGAGCCTCACGCTGCGGTCTACGCAATATGGCGGCCGGAGACCCTCTCGCCAGAGGCGTCAGTTCTGCTCGCCTATGCCCAGGCCGAAGGCCGTCAAGGAGCGGTGGAGTGA
- a CDS encoding magnesium and cobalt transport protein CorA, translating into MPVIAAYLYRDGRRIREVDIGERVDCPTDRSEFVWIGLSDPCAEDVMALQALYNLHPLAVEDSLKDGQLPKVDIYGDQLFLIARTAQLDDGVIAYGQTAVFLGHSHIITVRQGSTRSHLPLRKHLEESPDLLGQGTDYVLHAVLDFIVDGYIPLVESLEEEVSAMEQRTLDAFLGRTEIARIFTLRRQLTRFGHILIPMEEVARKLAQTNHPCIDAEARHYFGDVLDHVRRVETMNTGLREVLTSVFEFSNLMEQQRTGAITRQLAAWAAILAVPTALAGIYGMNFEHMPELHSVYGYPAVMSIIAVICLTLYRRFRKTGWL; encoded by the coding sequence ATGCCAGTCATCGCAGCGTATCTCTACCGCGACGGTCGTCGGATTCGCGAGGTCGACATCGGCGAACGGGTTGATTGCCCGACGGATCGCTCCGAGTTCGTTTGGATAGGCTTGTCGGACCCATGCGCGGAGGACGTCATGGCATTACAGGCCCTCTACAATCTTCACCCACTCGCGGTAGAAGACTCGCTCAAAGACGGCCAGTTGCCGAAGGTCGATATCTACGGCGATCAGTTGTTCCTGATCGCGCGCACCGCGCAACTGGACGACGGCGTCATTGCCTACGGACAGACCGCCGTGTTCCTCGGTCACAGTCACATCATCACGGTGCGGCAAGGCTCAACCCGATCACACCTTCCGCTGCGCAAGCACCTGGAAGAGTCGCCAGATCTCCTCGGCCAAGGCACGGACTATGTGTTGCACGCAGTGCTGGATTTCATCGTCGACGGGTACATTCCACTGGTCGAGTCGCTCGAGGAAGAAGTCTCGGCTATGGAGCAGCGCACGCTCGACGCCTTCTTGGGTCGAACCGAGATCGCCCGAATATTCACGCTTCGGCGTCAGCTCACTCGCTTTGGACACATCCTGATACCCATGGAGGAGGTGGCCCGTAAGTTAGCTCAGACCAACCATCCTTGCATCGATGCCGAGGCTCGCCACTATTTCGGCGATGTGCTGGATCACGTGCGGCGGGTGGAGACGATGAACACTGGTCTCCGCGAGGTGCTGACTTCCGTTTTCGAGTTCAGCAATCTGATGGAGCAACAACGCACTGGCGCCATCACCCGCCAACTGGCGGCATGGGCGGCGATCCTGGCCGTGCCGACTGCCTTGGCTGGCATTTACGGGATGAACTTCGAGCATATGCCCGAGTTGCATTCCGTCTATGGCTACCCTGCGGTTATGTCGATCATCGCCGTGATATGCCTTACACTCTACCGGCGCTTCCGAAAAACTGGATGGCTATAG
- a CDS encoding STAS/SEC14 domain-containing protein yields MAENQNETVIELATDGRIEKADVETAMRQLDTALERGDTVHVFAEVRNFKGMSSEAWRSDLGNAFRYLARLRQFGRIAIVSDQAWIRNAARIENALLPYVSYQSYTPDRREHALAWVRGDVDCAHPESLRVLENGDSDIFTFEIDGRITSADARNLAERLSAAFSGGGGRRLLGIVRHYDGFEPSLLVDTRLLELKIGLLRHIERYALVGGPDWISRLTNLFDPLLKMEARHFAAGDEEAARAWLRRHGG; encoded by the coding sequence ATGGCCGAAAATCAGAATGAAACTGTCATCGAATTGGCCACCGACGGCCGTATCGAGAAAGCTGACGTCGAAACCGCCATGCGGCAGCTTGATACGGCGCTTGAGCGCGGCGACACCGTCCATGTCTTCGCGGAAGTCCGCAACTTCAAGGGCATGTCCTCGGAGGCGTGGCGTAGCGATCTTGGCAATGCGTTCCGCTACTTGGCACGGCTCAGACAATTCGGACGGATCGCCATCGTCAGCGACCAGGCTTGGATCCGTAACGCCGCCCGGATCGAAAACGCCTTGCTGCCCTATGTCAGCTATCAGTCCTATACGCCCGATCGTCGGGAGCACGCCCTCGCCTGGGTTCGCGGTGACGTCGATTGCGCGCATCCTGAAAGCCTGCGGGTCTTAGAGAACGGTGATTCCGATATTTTCACCTTCGAGATCGACGGGCGCATCACCAGCGCGGATGCGCGCAATCTCGCCGAGAGGCTTTCGGCCGCGTTCAGCGGCGGGGGCGGTCGCCGTCTCCTCGGCATCGTCCGTCACTACGACGGCTTCGAGCCGTCGCTGCTCGTTGATACGAGGCTGCTCGAACTGAAGATCGGACTGTTACGCCATATCGAGCGATATGCGCTCGTCGGCGGGCCCGACTGGATAAGTCGCCTCACCAACCTCTTCGATCCGCTGCTCAAGATGGAAGCCCGTCATTTCGCGGCTGGCGACGAAGAGGCTGCACGGGCCTGGTTGCGCCGCCATGGCGGCTGA
- a CDS encoding response regulator: MIKPRILIVEDEADIRRFIRMALEKEGMNVFETATAEEARLNAGSRKPDLMIVDLGLPDGDGKTLIREVRGWMSAPVLVLSAREQETEKVEALDAGADDYLVKPFGVPELLARVRAQLRRAGTVSNGGAASPVAKFGSVTINLATHEVARAGIPVHLTPNEFRLLTALVRGHGKVLTHRQLLMEVWGPGYSERAHYLRIYMAQLRQKLEEEPSQPQHLLTELQVGYRLSGLEAAEARHS; this comes from the coding sequence ATGATCAAGCCGCGCATTCTGATCGTTGAAGACGAAGCCGATATTCGGCGCTTTATCCGCATGGCGCTGGAAAAAGAGGGCATGAATGTCTTCGAGACGGCGACGGCCGAAGAGGCGCGGCTGAATGCGGGCAGTCGCAAGCCCGACCTGATGATCGTCGATCTCGGACTACCCGACGGCGACGGCAAGACGCTGATCCGGGAAGTGCGCGGCTGGATGTCAGCGCCCGTTCTCGTACTATCCGCGCGCGAGCAGGAAACCGAAAAGGTGGAGGCGCTTGACGCCGGCGCCGACGACTATCTGGTCAAGCCGTTTGGCGTGCCCGAACTCCTGGCGCGAGTGCGGGCACAACTGCGGCGCGCCGGCACCGTATCGAACGGCGGCGCAGCGTCGCCCGTAGCCAAGTTCGGGTCGGTCACCATCAATCTTGCCACGCACGAAGTTGCGCGCGCGGGCATACCCGTCCATCTCACGCCCAACGAGTTTCGACTTCTGACGGCGTTGGTCCGTGGCCACGGCAAGGTGCTAACCCACCGCCAACTGCTTATGGAGGTGTGGGGTCCCGGATACTCAGAACGCGCCCATTACCTCCGCATCTACATGGCGCAGCTCAGGCAAAAGCTCGAAGAGGAGCCGTCGCAGCCCCAGCACCTCCTGACGGAATTGCAGGTCGGATACCGCTTGTCCGGCCTGGAGGCCGCCGAGGCACGTCATAGCTGA
- a CDS encoding sensor histidine kinase, which yields MNDQRPDPDALLEAVRGNAEHSKRGQLKIFFGACAGVGKTFAMLQAARQAQAEGVRVGIGIVETHGRKETEALIDGFAILPRKTLPGNGRPVTEFDLDGALASDYKLLVVDELAHTNVAGSRHAKRWQDVEELLDAGVDVYTALNVQHLDSLNDIVGGIIGIRVRETVPDRIFDSATDVVLVDLPPDDLLARMNAGKVYLPVSIERARQNFFRRGNLIALRELALRRVADRVNADVRTYRVSHAIKTVWPTQELLMVCVSADRSQEKLVREAGRLAQRLQAKWIVVHVDQPYQNNDARSREALLVIAKTAQSAGAEFANVPGQDITEAILDYARKRNATKLIIGNTARRRIFTFKRRLQERLARANPEIGLLLLSVDEVRATRRVRWIPEEPQTQIAALGIATLACGAATFLASQLVGFFDLSNVVMLFLVTTVFIALRLGRLAGAWASLLSVGCFDFFFVEPKLSFAVTDTQYIFTFALMMVVAVVISQLAARLRSEARVARAGERRASALARIARDLSSAIKIDQVVAICREALTPLFEARIILLVPDKNERLMPTEDPGLVDTSTAQWAFDHGQQAGLGTQTLSAAHALYLPLKASMAMRGVLAVVPVGAPLPDDPDDRRLLDACCSTIGLTLERIHFMEVAQETLVRMEGEKLRNALLSAVSHDLKTPLTAIRGLAETLEHRKELPVEDRSDLARSIRVQADELKRLVANLLDLARMQSEGVRLNKEWNSLSEIVGSAVLQSRAILEPRKVRTNLPADLPLIEADATLIERVLINLFDNAAKYTPRDSTINVRAGATADTMYLIVEDNGPGLPVRDPEMLFEPFARGQKESSVAGVGLGLALCRSIITAHGGSIRAEQRKPNGAAFEIRLPLGTPPAIESEPIHDQAAHSDR from the coding sequence ATGAACGATCAGCGACCTGATCCGGACGCTCTTCTGGAGGCCGTAAGAGGTAACGCAGAGCACTCCAAACGCGGACAGCTCAAGATTTTCTTCGGGGCCTGCGCTGGGGTGGGGAAGACCTTTGCGATGCTTCAAGCGGCGCGGCAGGCTCAGGCTGAGGGCGTGCGCGTCGGAATCGGCATCGTCGAGACGCACGGCCGCAAGGAAACCGAGGCGCTGATCGACGGCTTTGCCATTCTCCCGCGCAAGACGTTGCCGGGTAATGGCAGGCCTGTCACCGAGTTCGATCTCGATGGCGCCCTGGCGTCCGACTACAAGCTGCTGGTGGTCGACGAGCTTGCCCACACGAACGTCGCCGGCAGCCGCCATGCCAAGCGGTGGCAAGATGTCGAAGAGCTGCTCGACGCCGGCGTCGATGTCTACACCGCGCTCAACGTACAGCACCTCGACAGCCTCAACGACATCGTCGGCGGCATTATCGGCATTCGCGTCCGTGAAACCGTACCCGATCGCATTTTCGATTCCGCGACCGATGTCGTGCTGGTCGATCTGCCGCCGGACGATCTGCTCGCCCGCATGAACGCCGGCAAGGTCTACTTGCCCGTGTCAATCGAGCGCGCGCGTCAGAACTTCTTCCGCCGCGGCAATCTGATCGCGCTACGCGAGCTTGCGCTCCGCCGCGTCGCCGACCGGGTCAACGCCGATGTCCGGACCTACCGCGTCTCGCACGCGATCAAGACGGTCTGGCCGACGCAGGAATTGCTCATGGTCTGCGTCAGCGCGGATCGGTCCCAGGAAAAGCTCGTCCGTGAAGCCGGGCGCCTCGCCCAGCGGCTTCAGGCCAAATGGATCGTCGTCCACGTCGATCAGCCCTATCAAAATAATGACGCGCGATCCCGCGAGGCGCTGCTCGTCATCGCGAAGACGGCCCAATCAGCCGGCGCGGAGTTTGCAAATGTCCCTGGCCAAGACATTACCGAGGCGATCCTCGACTATGCTCGAAAGCGCAACGCCACCAAGCTCATCATCGGAAACACAGCTCGCCGACGCATATTTACGTTCAAACGTCGATTGCAGGAACGGCTTGCCCGCGCCAATCCGGAAATTGGGCTCCTGCTGCTGAGCGTTGACGAAGTCCGGGCGACCCGCCGAGTTCGTTGGATACCGGAGGAGCCGCAGACGCAGATCGCGGCGCTTGGCATCGCCACGCTCGCATGCGGCGCGGCGACCTTCCTCGCCTCCCAGCTCGTAGGCTTTTTCGATCTTTCCAACGTCGTCATGCTTTTCCTGGTGACGACCGTGTTCATCGCCTTGCGACTCGGCCGCCTCGCCGGGGCGTGGGCGTCCCTGCTTTCGGTAGGCTGCTTTGACTTCTTCTTCGTCGAGCCGAAGCTCTCGTTCGCGGTCACCGACACGCAATACATATTCACTTTCGCGCTTATGATGGTAGTCGCAGTCGTGATCAGCCAACTCGCGGCGCGCCTCCGATCGGAAGCTCGTGTAGCCCGTGCCGGAGAACGACGGGCGTCGGCCTTGGCCAGGATCGCCCGCGACCTCTCAAGCGCGATCAAGATTGACCAAGTTGTCGCGATTTGCCGGGAAGCGCTGACACCACTGTTCGAAGCGCGGATCATCCTCCTGGTTCCCGACAAGAACGAGCGCTTGATGCCTACCGAGGACCCCGGCCTTGTCGATACATCGACCGCACAATGGGCTTTCGATCATGGACAACAAGCGGGCCTTGGCACTCAGACCTTGAGCGCCGCCCACGCCCTGTACCTTCCCCTGAAAGCGTCGATGGCCATGCGCGGAGTGCTGGCGGTCGTGCCGGTCGGCGCGCCGCTGCCCGACGATCCGGACGATCGCCGTCTGCTTGATGCCTGCTGCTCGACCATTGGCCTCACGCTCGAGCGCATCCACTTCATGGAAGTCGCACAGGAAACCCTGGTCCGGATGGAGGGTGAGAAGCTCCGCAACGCGCTGCTGTCGGCCGTATCGCACGACCTCAAGACGCCGCTGACCGCGATCCGCGGCCTGGCCGAGACGCTCGAGCATCGCAAAGAGCTTCCAGTCGAAGATCGCAGTGACCTGGCGCGCTCGATCCGGGTTCAGGCCGACGAGCTCAAGCGCCTCGTTGCCAACCTGCTCGACCTGGCACGCATGCAAAGCGAAGGCGTGCGGCTCAACAAGGAATGGAATTCCTTGAGCGAGATCGTCGGCAGCGCCGTGTTACAATCGCGCGCGATCCTCGAACCTCGCAAGGTTCGCACCAATCTGCCGGCGGATCTTCCGCTCATAGAGGCCGATGCCACGCTCATCGAGCGCGTTCTTATCAATCTGTTCGACAACGCCGCCAAGTATACGCCGCGCGATAGCACGATAAACGTTCGGGCCGGTGCTACGGCGGACACCATGTATCTTATCGTTGAAGATAATGGCCCCGGGCTCCCCGTGCGGGATCCGGAAATGCTCTTCGAGCCGTTCGCGCGCGGGCAGAAGGAGTCGTCGGTCGCCGGCGTTGGATTGGGGCTCGCGCTCTGCCGCAGTATCATCACGGCTCACGGCGGAAGCATCCGAGCCGAACAGCGCAAACCAAACGGAGCTGCGTTCGAGATACGACTGCCGCTTGGGACGCCGCCTGCGATCGAAAGTGAACCGATCCATGATCAAGCCGCGCATTCTGATCGTTGA
- the kdpB gene encoding potassium-transporting ATPase subunit KdpB — MPWASVAAEAFKKLSPRVQIKNPVMFVVFLGSIVTTLLFIQAVTGKGEASAPFIFAIAAWLWFTVLFANAAEAMAEGRGKAQADALRATRQRVLARMLKEPRRDAESWPQASDELGVGAYVLVEAGEIIPADGEVLQGAASVDESAITGESAPVIREAGGDFASVTGGTRVLSDWIVVEVTAKPGEAFLDRMIAMVEGAKRGKTPNEIALTILLVALTIIFLLVCVTLLPFSSFSTIINGSGTVVTITVLIALLVCLIPTTIGALLSAVGIAGMSRMMKANVLATSGRAIEAAGDVDVLLLDKTGTITLGNREATKFHPAPGIKEPALADAAQLASLADETPEGRSIVILAKNAFGIRGRELQGAETIGFTAQTRMSGINIDGRQIRKGAASAIRAHVEAMGGVFPKEVTTTVEEVSRRGSTPLVVSDGTNVLGVIELKDIIKGGIKERFAELRAMGIKTVMITGDNQLTAATIAAEAGVDDYLAEATPEDKLRLIRQYQAEGRLVAMTGDGTNDAPALAQADVAVAMNSGTQAAKEAGNMVDLDSNPTKLLRVVEVGKQMIMTRGALTTFSVANDLAKYFAIIPAAFVATYPPLAALNVMGLHSPASAILSAVIFNALIIVVLIPLALRGVKYRAEPAARLLGRNLLIYGLGGIIVPFIGIKLIDLVLTPFF; from the coding sequence GTGCCGTGGGCATCAGTGGCCGCGGAAGCCTTCAAGAAGCTGTCACCGCGCGTTCAGATCAAGAACCCGGTGATGTTCGTCGTGTTTCTCGGCAGCATCGTCACAACTTTGCTTTTCATTCAGGCCGTGACCGGCAAGGGCGAGGCGTCCGCTCCCTTCATCTTCGCGATCGCCGCATGGCTTTGGTTCACGGTCCTTTTCGCCAACGCTGCCGAGGCCATGGCGGAAGGGCGCGGCAAGGCGCAGGCCGATGCGCTGCGCGCCACCCGCCAGCGCGTTCTCGCTCGGATGCTCAAGGAGCCGCGACGTGACGCCGAATCCTGGCCTCAGGCGAGCGACGAACTGGGTGTGGGAGCATACGTGCTTGTCGAGGCTGGCGAGATCATCCCGGCCGACGGCGAAGTGCTGCAAGGCGCAGCTTCGGTGGATGAGTCCGCAATCACCGGCGAGTCCGCCCCCGTCATCCGCGAGGCAGGCGGCGACTTCGCATCCGTGACGGGCGGCACACGCGTGCTTTCGGACTGGATTGTTGTCGAGGTCACTGCCAAGCCGGGCGAGGCCTTCCTCGATCGCATGATCGCGATGGTCGAAGGCGCTAAGCGTGGCAAGACACCCAACGAGATCGCACTCACGATCCTATTGGTCGCACTCACGATCATCTTCCTGCTCGTCTGCGTCACCCTCCTGCCGTTCTCTAGCTTCAGCACGATCATCAACGGCTCGGGCACGGTGGTGACGATCACGGTGCTCATTGCGCTTCTCGTTTGCCTCATCCCGACGACGATCGGAGCACTGCTCTCAGCCGTGGGCATCGCCGGTATGAGCCGGATGATGAAGGCCAATGTGCTGGCCACCTCTGGCCGCGCGATCGAGGCGGCGGGTGATGTCGACGTCCTCCTCCTCGACAAGACCGGCACGATCACGCTCGGCAATCGCGAGGCGACGAAGTTTCATCCCGCGCCCGGCATCAAAGAGCCCGCGCTGGCCGACGCGGCGCAGCTCGCATCCCTTGCCGACGAGACGCCCGAAGGGCGCTCTATCGTGATCCTGGCCAAAAACGCTTTCGGCATCCGCGGCCGCGAGCTTCAGGGCGCGGAGACAATCGGTTTCACCGCGCAAACCCGAATGAGCGGCATCAACATCGACGGCCGCCAGATCCGGAAAGGTGCGGCCAGTGCGATCCGCGCCCATGTCGAGGCGATGGGCGGTGTCTTCCCCAAGGAAGTGACCACGACCGTCGAAGAAGTTTCTCGCCGCGGCAGCACACCGCTCGTCGTTAGCGACGGAACCAATGTCCTGGGCGTGATCGAGCTCAAGGACATCATCAAAGGCGGGATCAAGGAGCGCTTCGCCGAGCTTCGCGCGATGGGCATCAAGACCGTGATGATCACCGGCGACAACCAGTTGACGGCAGCGACCATCGCGGCCGAAGCCGGCGTCGACGATTACTTGGCTGAGGCGACGCCGGAGGACAAGCTCCGGCTTATTCGCCAGTACCAGGCTGAGGGACGGCTCGTCGCGATGACCGGCGACGGCACCAACGACGCGCCCGCGCTCGCCCAAGCCGATGTCGCCGTCGCGATGAACAGCGGTACGCAGGCGGCCAAGGAAGCCGGCAATATGGTCGATCTCGACAGCAACCCAACCAAGCTGCTGCGCGTCGTCGAAGTCGGCAAGCAGATGATCATGACGCGCGGCGCGCTCACGACCTTTAGCGTCGCAAACGACCTGGCCAAGTATTTCGCGATCATTCCCGCCGCCTTCGTCGCGACCTATCCGCCGCTCGCCGCGCTCAACGTGATGGGACTGCACAGCCCGGCCTCGGCGATTCTCTCTGCGGTCATCTTCAACGCGCTGATCATCGTCGTGCTAATCCCGCTCGCCCTACGCGGGGTGAAGTATCGCGCCGAACCGGCGGCGCGGCTTCTCGGTCGGAACCTGCTCATCTACGGATTAGGCGGGATTATCGTGCCATTTATAGGTATAAAGCTCATCGACCTCGTGCTCACGCCGTTCTTTTAG
- the kdpC gene encoding potassium-transporting ATPase subunit KdpC, whose product MHNDQSTSADLSATSAFKGIARPVLVSALLFMVVTGLAYPLATTGVANLLFPSQAQGSLIERNGQAIGSRQIGQYFARPEYFHSRPSATSGPDPQDPSKTVDQPYNAGASAASNQGVLSKKLLTAVEERAIAYRQENGLAANAAVPVDAVTASGSGLDPHISIANANIQAQRVARARGVAVDRVLALINENVDRPQFGLFGDPRVNVLALNLALDAAAAPARPAAQ is encoded by the coding sequence ATGCACAACGATCAATCGACATCCGCCGACCTCTCTGCCACCTCCGCCTTCAAGGGCATCGCCCGGCCGGTGCTTGTTTCAGCCCTGCTATTCATGGTGGTGACAGGTCTGGCCTATCCGCTGGCGACAACCGGCGTCGCCAATCTGCTCTTCCCGAGCCAGGCTCAGGGAAGCCTGATCGAGAGAAACGGGCAGGCCATCGGGTCTCGCCAGATCGGACAATATTTCGCACGCCCGGAATATTTCCATAGTCGGCCAAGCGCCACGTCGGGTCCCGACCCGCAGGACCCCTCCAAGACGGTCGACCAGCCGTATAACGCTGGAGCCAGCGCCGCGAGCAACCAGGGTGTTCTCAGCAAGAAGCTCCTCACCGCGGTCGAAGAGCGCGCCATCGCCTACCGTCAGGAGAACGGACTGGCGGCCAACGCCGCCGTTCCGGTCGACGCGGTGACCGCGTCCGGCTCAGGTCTCGACCCGCATATCTCGATCGCCAACGCCAACATCCAGGCGCAGCGGGTCGCTCGCGCCCGAGGGGTGGCGGTGGACCGCGTCCTGGCGCTGATCAATGAGAATGTCGATCGACCGCAGTTCGGTCTGTTCGGCGACCCACGCGTCAATGTCCTTGCACTCAATCTCGCGCTCGACGCGGCTGCCGCGCCGGCCCGTCCGGCTGCCCAATAA